From Marinobacterium sp. LSUCC0821, a single genomic window includes:
- the leuE gene encoding leucine efflux protein LeuE — protein MFGIIDFYTFLIGTIIIVLLPGPNSMYVATVAGRRGFLPAFQGAAGIFTGDLILMTLSVGGVASIVQTTPIVFTLLKYAGGAYLMWLGVGLVRSLWQKKVDEEQVDVPKDSKHPYRIALTISLLNPKAILFFISFFIQFVDPTYETPLLSFAILGVVVQICSQIYLAALIITTIYFKGLFAEGGVLARITKACAGSLFIGYGLKLALSSN, from the coding sequence ATGTTTGGCATTATCGATTTTTACACCTTCCTGATTGGAACAATCATTATTGTGCTGTTACCTGGCCCAAACTCCATGTATGTTGCCACCGTGGCAGGTCGTCGCGGTTTTCTCCCCGCGTTTCAAGGTGCGGCCGGTATCTTTACAGGTGATTTGATTCTTATGACACTATCGGTCGGTGGTGTCGCGTCGATTGTACAAACCACCCCGATCGTCTTTACCCTGTTGAAGTATGCAGGCGGCGCCTACTTGATGTGGCTCGGTGTCGGATTGGTTAGATCACTGTGGCAAAAAAAGGTCGATGAAGAGCAGGTCGATGTGCCAAAAGATTCAAAGCACCCCTATCGTATAGCTCTTACCATCAGTCTCTTAAATCCGAAAGCGATTCTGTTTTTTATATCGTTTTTTATTCAGTTCGTTGATCCTACTTACGAGACGCCTCTTCTATCTTTTGCAATCCTTGGCGTTGTTGTTCAGATCTGTTCACAAATCTATCTAGCTGCATTGATTATCACCACTATCTACTTCAAAGGTTTGTTTGCTGAAGGTGGAGTTTTGGCGCGGATAACCAAAGCCTGTGCGGGTTCGCTCTTTATCGGTTATGGTCTAAAGCTTGCGTTATCTAGCAACTAA
- a CDS encoding ribonuclease J, translating to MAQLDQSNNVEKLTPGDGDLWFLPLGGTGEIGMNMNLLGHAGDWIMVDCGVTFDETLSPDTHKTFSVVAADPKFISRQRESLKAIIITHAHEDHLGALPFLWPRLKAPVYASPFAAEVLRRKLSQHGLESKVPINVIALRERFTVGAFTLEFLPITHSIPEAQSLLIETSVGKLLHTADWKIDHDPVVGEPFDEGLYQGLAKENILALLCDSTNALKPGASLSESICYRGILRQVDAVEGRIVVSCFSSNLARLITVARVAEAIGRRFALLGRSLRNMYAIAKQTGYWPEELVPIDEQHLGYLPANEVFAIATGSQGEERAALNRLSLDTYPALSLERGDRIVMSSFLIPGNERLVERMLDRFKARNISVIESAQSDTPIHASGHPCQAELADMYTWVQPLVAVPLHGEAEHLAANAGVAKRFGVPVQLIGENGDLYELAPRQRIHYAKVTTGRIPLVE from the coding sequence GTGGCGCAATTAGATCAGTCAAATAATGTTGAAAAACTTACTCCTGGAGATGGCGATCTCTGGTTTTTGCCCCTAGGGGGTACGGGTGAGATTGGCATGAACATGAACCTGCTAGGTCATGCAGGTGATTGGATCATGGTCGATTGTGGCGTCACTTTTGATGAGACCCTCTCACCTGATACTCACAAAACCTTTTCGGTCGTTGCCGCGGATCCTAAGTTTATCTCTCGCCAGCGTGAGTCGCTTAAAGCGATTATTATTACGCACGCCCATGAAGATCATCTGGGGGCATTACCATTTCTTTGGCCAAGACTTAAAGCACCTGTTTATGCATCACCTTTTGCAGCTGAGGTGTTGCGCCGAAAACTCAGTCAGCATGGATTAGAGTCAAAGGTGCCGATTAATGTGATCGCTCTTAGAGAGCGATTTACAGTGGGTGCCTTTACCCTTGAATTTTTGCCGATCACCCACTCTATTCCTGAGGCGCAGTCACTTCTGATTGAAACCTCTGTCGGGAAATTGCTCCACACTGCAGATTGGAAAATCGATCATGATCCTGTTGTTGGAGAACCTTTCGATGAGGGTCTCTATCAGGGGCTCGCTAAAGAGAATATTTTGGCGCTACTGTGTGACTCCACGAATGCATTGAAACCGGGTGCATCCCTCTCAGAGTCAATCTGTTATCGGGGTATTTTGCGTCAGGTCGACGCCGTTGAAGGACGCATAGTGGTGAGCTGCTTTAGTTCTAACCTAGCTCGTTTAATCACAGTTGCGCGAGTTGCAGAGGCTATTGGTCGCCGTTTTGCTCTTCTTGGGCGTTCCCTTCGCAATATGTATGCTATCGCTAAACAGACCGGATATTGGCCTGAAGAGTTGGTACCTATAGATGAGCAGCATCTTGGCTATCTACCTGCGAATGAGGTCTTTGCTATCGCTACAGGGAGTCAGGGAGAGGAGCGGGCAGCGCTGAATCGACTCTCCTTAGATACCTATCCTGCTCTTTCATTAGAGAGAGGTGATCGTATTGTCATGAGCTCTTTTCTAATTCCTGGCAACGAACGTCTAGTAGAGCGGATGTTGGATCGATTCAAAGCGCGGAATATCTCAGTGATTGAGTCTGCTCAGAGTGATACACCTATCCATGCATCCGGACACCCCTGTCAGGCTGAATTGGCCGATATGTACACCTGGGTGCAACCCTTAGTTGCCGTCCCTTTACATGGCGAAGCTGAACATCTCGCGGCTAATGCAGGTGTAGCAAAACGTTTTGGTGTACCAGTTCAACTAATTGGTGAGAATGGTGATCTTTATGAGTTGGCCCCGCGGCAACGAATCCATTACGCCAAAGTCACCACGGGTCGCATCCCACTCGTTGAGTGA
- a CDS encoding NRDE family protein, translating into MCLVALDWQPSEDFTLRLVANRDEFLDRPTAPMSWWPESTSEYGLLAGKDLRAGGTWLALDRRGRIALLTNIRNGYVGKSASRSRGELAVRFVESTMSAEAFIGSLQDTIADFGGFNMLIGDGKELVWFSNEHPTPHLLKSGIHILSNQALNTPWPKVIKARQQMSESLARFESDFGELEILTDRAVAPDEQLPETGVPIEWERLLSAQTILSSTYATRSRCWLVANRSGIDVIEQQLDSLGEVAEDRRFTWSL; encoded by the coding sequence ATGTGTCTAGTCGCATTGGATTGGCAGCCATCAGAGGATTTCACGTTAAGGCTGGTTGCCAACAGAGATGAGTTTCTCGATCGACCCACTGCACCTATGAGTTGGTGGCCTGAATCGACCTCTGAGTATGGTCTGCTTGCGGGAAAAGACCTTCGTGCTGGTGGTACTTGGTTGGCGCTTGATAGGCGGGGACGTATTGCTCTGCTTACCAATATTCGCAACGGTTATGTAGGTAAGAGTGCCAGTCGCAGTCGAGGCGAGTTGGCTGTTAGATTTGTAGAGTCAACGATGTCTGCTGAAGCTTTTATTGGGTCGCTTCAGGATACGATTGCTGACTTCGGCGGTTTTAATATGTTGATTGGTGATGGCAAGGAGCTGGTTTGGTTTAGTAACGAACATCCAACACCGCACTTATTAAAGTCTGGCATACACATACTTAGCAACCAAGCCTTGAATACCCCCTGGCCTAAAGTGATTAAGGCGCGCCAGCAGATGAGTGAATCGCTCGCCCGGTTTGAATCGGATTTTGGCGAGCTAGAAATTTTGACAGATAGGGCTGTAGCGCCCGATGAACAACTCCCTGAGACAGGCGTTCCAATTGAATGGGAACGTTTACTCTCTGCACAAACCATCCTATCTTCGACTTATGCGACGCGCTCTCGTTGTTGGCTGGTTGCAAATCGATCAGGCATCGATGTTATAGAACAACAGCTTGATTCTCTGGGTGAAGTGGCCGAAGATCGTCGATTCACCTGGTCACTTTGA
- a CDS encoding ATP-binding protein: MSLILQLPLASAADGELLAQLSQEQREYLKNKQVIWMPTYSNWRPFNYLEAGQPKGYLIDLTRQISQKLGLELRFVNGFDWSQHMEKLADGQIDVIGNMVLTEERQKHFLFSEQPTLELLTGLISLKGYTQFKDLTGVSVGIQKDSVFEGYFKNQYPNVTYQEYLSLNDMMAALLNGKIDLFVENYSIANYLINVTHTFNDDLQVRLLESESRLKLNMHFAFNQQDPMLSAIFDKAYASISQDDIQALQELWGMVPYQHMDLSTSKSLKNLLYVLIVTFGMLLLLFYRYRLLSEQSAKIARINEQLEGERLELERVNRAYASQVAQNQSTEKLSQDYLRALKQMGNMFAVIGVDSLKVIDADDMTAQWWGYNSAQEVIGRTVPDLMDISPEFAREFHLEAKRKGIAIRIQRQLRPSPGIDAKVGEICLIYRPAKDGEEAHTIRLMRDVSEELALRQALTEKAEEAVRLSRIKSEFLANMSHEIRTPMNAVLTLAKTLASSRESNEKTVMQAGKILRAGQSLQNLLDDILDFSKIESGKLKLVISDFYLSDLLETLAILMSSAAKDKSIHLAITPKYRGDIKLSGDQQRLEQILINLISNAIKFTSSGYVELTIELVDVEPVSRLRFSVRDTGIGMNESVLARIFNPFEQGDGSITRKFGGTGLGLTITQQLLSMMSGELNIESKEFRGTTVSFEIAFPIEVVATTPVAESWLLIACKNPFTRNSLAAVADSVGLNYEVGQTERFVVHTLVSAIKEERFFDLVLYDGEISGRGKQHLESFVRDELESLGLEWHGRFVSVDSPIDSIDDAESSPSESLQEPVTPAALRHISVARTGEETPSLQTHRLEGVSLLVVDDNQFNCDAAREFLEAAGSSVKVANNGSEAIKILRAAGTAIDLVFMDVQMPVMDGIEATQRLRAMTRFKQLPIVGLSAGAYPQDIEVALNAGMNAYITKPVDIDSAISKIVELLSLDSSDEESSSTGENKRAPEQLNCYFDRLLARDYWSSDEMVKKYVLSFIEQYGEILESLDVGSAELNYEFVHKIKGATSLLGMPKLTDALSLLEVQLRNRQSVSAVEVFNLVAVWTETQREAKHSLQV, from the coding sequence ATGAGCTTGATTCTACAGCTCCCGTTAGCATCCGCTGCGGATGGAGAGCTGCTGGCGCAATTGAGTCAAGAGCAGAGAGAGTATCTTAAGAATAAACAGGTCATTTGGATGCCAACATACAGTAACTGGCGTCCATTTAACTACTTAGAAGCTGGCCAACCGAAGGGTTACCTGATCGATCTCACTCGACAAATTAGCCAGAAGCTGGGCTTGGAACTGCGCTTTGTGAACGGCTTTGATTGGTCGCAGCACATGGAGAAATTGGCAGATGGCCAGATAGATGTGATTGGAAACATGGTCTTAACTGAAGAGCGACAAAAGCATTTTCTTTTCAGTGAGCAGCCGACTCTGGAATTATTGACGGGCTTGATCAGTCTGAAGGGGTATACCCAATTCAAAGATCTGACTGGTGTAAGTGTGGGTATTCAAAAGGACTCGGTTTTTGAAGGTTACTTTAAGAATCAGTACCCCAACGTGACCTATCAAGAGTACCTCTCATTGAATGATATGATGGCTGCTCTCCTCAACGGTAAAATCGATCTTTTTGTAGAGAACTATTCGATTGCCAACTATCTGATCAATGTAACCCACACCTTTAATGATGATCTACAAGTCAGACTACTAGAGTCCGAGTCCAGGCTTAAACTCAATATGCACTTTGCCTTCAATCAGCAAGATCCAATGTTAAGTGCCATTTTTGATAAAGCCTATGCCAGCATCTCGCAGGATGACATTCAAGCGCTGCAAGAGTTGTGGGGCATGGTGCCATATCAACATATGGATCTTTCAACATCCAAAAGTCTCAAAAATCTTTTGTATGTTCTGATAGTTACTTTTGGAATGTTGCTGCTGCTCTTCTATCGCTACCGGCTCTTATCGGAACAGAGTGCCAAAATTGCACGCATCAATGAACAGTTAGAGGGAGAGCGGCTAGAGCTAGAGAGGGTTAACCGGGCCTATGCTTCACAGGTTGCCCAAAATCAATCGACAGAAAAGCTATCCCAAGATTATTTAAGAGCCCTTAAACAGATGGGGAATATGTTTGCAGTGATAGGAGTTGATAGCCTTAAGGTTATTGACGCTGACGATATGACTGCACAATGGTGGGGCTACAATTCTGCCCAAGAGGTTATAGGCAGAACAGTGCCTGACTTAATGGATATATCGCCAGAGTTTGCTCGCGAGTTTCATCTTGAAGCGAAACGTAAAGGGATTGCTATCCGCATCCAAAGACAGCTTCGTCCCTCACCCGGTATAGATGCAAAAGTAGGGGAGATATGTCTTATCTATCGACCCGCTAAGGATGGAGAGGAGGCACATACTATTCGGTTGATGCGTGATGTATCCGAAGAGCTGGCCTTACGACAGGCGTTAACGGAAAAGGCGGAAGAGGCGGTAAGGCTTTCAAGGATTAAAAGTGAGTTCTTAGCCAATATGAGTCACGAGATCCGTACGCCAATGAATGCAGTATTGACACTGGCTAAAACATTAGCGAGCTCTAGGGAGAGCAATGAAAAAACAGTGATGCAGGCGGGTAAGATTCTAAGGGCCGGTCAATCACTACAAAATTTGTTAGATGATATTCTAGATTTCTCAAAAATTGAGAGCGGTAAGCTCAAGCTGGTTATCTCAGATTTCTATCTATCGGATCTATTAGAGACGCTCGCAATTCTGATGTCGAGTGCAGCAAAAGATAAGAGTATTCACCTCGCAATTACGCCAAAGTATCGAGGCGATATCAAGTTGTCGGGAGATCAGCAACGTCTGGAACAGATCCTTATTAACTTGATAAGTAACGCAATTAAATTCACCTCAAGTGGCTATGTTGAATTGACCATTGAACTGGTGGATGTAGAGCCTGTGTCACGCCTCCGTTTTTCTGTTCGTGATACCGGTATCGGAATGAATGAGTCTGTATTAGCTAGGATTTTTAACCCGTTTGAACAGGGTGATGGCAGTATTACGCGCAAGTTTGGCGGCACCGGTTTGGGACTTACAATTACCCAGCAACTGCTCTCAATGATGAGTGGTGAGTTGAACATAGAGTCTAAGGAGTTTCGTGGTACCACCGTATCGTTTGAAATCGCTTTCCCGATAGAAGTGGTTGCGACAACCCCTGTTGCTGAAAGTTGGCTACTGATTGCGTGTAAAAATCCTTTTACACGTAATTCCCTAGCAGCAGTCGCAGATTCAGTGGGGCTGAATTATGAGGTGGGTCAGACAGAACGTTTCGTTGTTCATACCTTGGTAAGTGCAATCAAGGAAGAGCGCTTCTTTGATTTGGTGCTTTATGATGGCGAGATCTCCGGCCGTGGAAAGCAACATCTGGAATCATTTGTTCGTGATGAGTTGGAAAGTTTGGGTCTTGAGTGGCATGGTCGTTTCGTCTCGGTTGATAGCCCTATTGACTCCATAGATGATGCTGAAAGCTCGCCGAGTGAATCTTTACAAGAGCCAGTGACACCTGCTGCGTTGAGACATATTAGCGTCGCTAGAACTGGCGAAGAGACACCCTCTCTCCAGACTCATCGACTGGAGGGTGTCTCGCTTTTAGTCGTAGACGATAATCAATTCAACTGCGATGCGGCTCGTGAGTTTTTGGAAGCAGCCGGTTCCTCTGTGAAGGTTGCAAATAATGGCAGTGAGGCGATTAAAATCTTACGTGCAGCTGGGACTGCAATTGATCTAGTCTTTATGGATGTTCAAATGCCGGTCATGGATGGCATTGAAGCAACACAGCGCCTGCGTGCGATGACTCGCTTTAAGCAGTTGCCCATCGTAGGTCTTTCGGCTGGCGCATATCCTCAAGATATTGAGGTTGCACTCAATGCGGGTATGAATGCTTACATCACGAAACCTGTCGATATCGATAGTGCAATATCCAAGATAGTTGAACTTCTCTCGCTCGATTCAAGTGATGAGGAGAGCTCCTCAACGGGTGAAAATAAACGTGCTCCAGAGCAACTTAATTGCTACTTTGATCGTCTATTGGCTAGGGATTATTGGAGTAGTGATGAGATGGTTAAGAAGTACGTATTGTCATTTATTGAACAGTACGGAGAGATTTTAGAGTCGCTGGATGTTGGCTCAGCTGAATTAAACTATGAGTTTGTCCATAAAATTAAGGGTGCTACTAGCCTACTGGGGATGCCAAAGTTGACGGATGCTCTTTCGCTTCTAGAGGTTCAACTTCGTAATAGACAGAGTGTATCGGCAGTTGAGGTTTTCAATTTGGTAGCTGTTTGGACTGAAACTCAACGAGAGGCTAAACACTCTCTGCAAGTTTGA